One window from the genome of Malus domestica chromosome 01, GDT2T_hap1 encodes:
- the LOC103437501 gene encoding bifunctional riboflavin biosynthesis protein RIBA 1, chloroplastic-like (The RefSeq protein has 5 substitutions compared to this genomic sequence): MASINPYCSSTALSPSPGHTILYPGTSLAANGRLSGFVTPSVSWKLFFHSKGSIKARALLGEDGLLSYPNGNPTGSEIQPDALGFGTVSAETTPTFSGFSSENDEGDLDHPIHGFSSIPEAIEDIRQGKMVIVVDDEDRENEGDLIMAASLATPEAMAFIVKHGTGIVCVSMKGEDLERLQLPLMVTQNEEKLCTAFTVSVDAKRGTTTGVSARDRAATVLALASRDSTPEDFNRPGHIFPLKYREGGVLKRAGHTEASVDLAMLAGLDPVAVLCEIVDDDGSMARLPKLLEFARAENLKIVSIADLIRYRRKRDKLVERAGVARIPTMWGPFEAYCYKSLLDGIEHIAMVKGEIADGQEILVRVHSECLTGDIFGSARCDCGNQLALAMKQIEAAGRGVLVYLRGHEGRGIGLGHKLRAYTLQDAGRDTVEANEELGLPVDSREYGIGAQILRDLGVRTMKLMTNNPAKYIGLKGYGLAIAGRVPLLAPITMENRKYLETKRAKMGHIYGSKSNGHVNGTIDESSSKIDNQSNDVSET, translated from the exons ATGGCTTCCATCAACCCCTATTGCTCCTCAACGGCTCTTTCCCCTTCTCC AGGGCACACTATTCTATATCCTGGGACTTCGCTTGCAGCAAATGGGCGATTATCCGGTTTTGTCACACCGAGTGTATCATGGAAATTGTTCTTTCATTCCAAGGGATCAATTAAGGCAAGAGCTTTGCTGGGAGAAGATGGTCTCCTGTCTTACCCAAATGGCAACCCAACTGGGAGTGAAATACAACCTGATGCATTAGGTTTCGGAACAGTTTCAGCAGAAACAACCCCAACGTTTAGTGGGTTCTCTTCTGAAAATGATGAAGGTGATCTAGATCACCCTATACATGGATTTTCTTCCATTCCAGAGGCCATTGAAGATATACGTCAAGGCAAG ATGGTTATCGTTGTAGATGATGAAGAtagagaaaatgagggagaTCTTATAATGGCAGCTTCCTTGGCAACACCAGAAGCTATGGCATTTATTGTCAAGCACGGAACTGGGATTGTTTGTGTGAGCATGAAAGGAGAAGACTTGGAGAGGTTGCAACTTCCACTTATGGTGACACAGAATGAAGAAAAACTTTGTACGGCATTCACTGTCTCAGTG GATGCAAAACGTGGTACGACAACTGGTGTTTCTGCTCGTGATAGAGCTGCAACAGTCTTGGCTCTTGCATCAAGAGATTCAACACCTGAAGATTTCAACCGCCCAGGACATATCTTTCCCCTAAAGTACAGAGAGGGAGGAGTTCTAAAAAGAGCCGGTCACACTGAAGCTTCAGTTGATCTTGCTATGTTGGCTGGGCTGGATCCAGTAGCAGTTTTATGTGAAATTGTGGATGATGACGGTTCTATGGCTAGGTTACCAAAGCTTCTTGAATTTGCAAGGGcagaaaacttgaaaattgtttccaTTGCTGATTTGATAAG ATATAGAAGGAAAAGAGATAAGTTGGTGGAGAGGGCTGGAGTTGCACGCATACCCACAATGTGGGGGCCATTTGAAGCCTACTGTTATAAATCATTGCTCGATGGGATTGAGCACATTGCTATGGTTAAA GGTGAAATTGCTGACGGGCAAGAAATACTTGTGAGGGTACACTCTGAGTGCCTCACTGGTGACATATTTGGGTCAGCCAGATGTGACTGTGGAAACCAGCTTGCACTTGCAATGAAGCAAATTGAAGCAGCTGGTAGGGGTGTTTTGGTGTATCTCCGTGGACATGAAGGTAGAGGAATTGGTTTGGGTCACAAGCTCCGAGCTTATACACTGCAGGATGCTGGGCGTGACACTGTTGAAGCCAATGAGGAGCTGGGATTACCTGTTGATTCTCGCGAGTATGGCATAGGTGCACAG ATACTACGAGATCTAGGTGTTCGAACAATGAAGCTGATGACGAACAATCCTGCAAAATATATTGGTCTCAAGGGTTATGGTTTGGCCATTGCTGGCAGAGTCCCATTGTTGGCACCAATAACTATGGAGAACCAGAAATACTTGGAGACTAAACGGGCAAAAATGGGGCACATCTACGGTTCAAAAAGTAATGGTCATGTAAACGGCACAATCGATGAAAGTAGTTCGAAAATTGACAACGAATCTAATGGTGTCCCCGGGACGTGA